The following proteins are co-located in the Vigna angularis cultivar LongXiaoDou No.4 chromosome 2, ASM1680809v1, whole genome shotgun sequence genome:
- the LOC108327917 gene encoding AAA-ATPase ASD, mitochondrial isoform X2: protein MAELWTQMGSLMATIMFVYAMVERFFPAALRDALQIHTQKLVNFLYPYVQITFPEFSGERLKRSEAYTAIQTYLSENSSQLAKRLKAEVVKDSQNPLVLSMDDDEEVTDEFQGVKLWWAASKTASNPHAYSFSYYSPLDGKRYFKLTFHKKHRDLITVAYIKHVLEEGKEIALRNRQRKLYTNNPSSGWYGYKQSKWSHIVFEHPATFETLAMERRKKEEIINDLVKFRNGKDYYAKIGKAWKRGYLLYGPPGTGKSTMIAAMANFMNYDVYDLELTAVKDNTELRKLLIETSSKAIIVVEDIDCSLDLTGQRNMRKERSEEEEAKDPNKKEEEESNRSSKVTLSGLLNFIDGIWSACGGERIIIFTTNFVDKLDPALIRTGLPICWKSPLSLLLMLLKISCPSVSTKM, encoded by the exons ATGGCGGAACTATGGACGCAAATGGGCTCATTGATGGCCACAATCATGTTTGTGTATGCCATGGTAGAGCGTTTTTTCCCGGCTGCACTTCGTGACGCTCTACAAATCCACACTCAGAAACTTGTCAATTTCTTGTACCCTTATGTGCAAATCACCTTCCCTGAGTTCTCTGGTGAGAGGCTCAAACGCAGTGAGGCTTACACTGCCATCCAAACTTACCTCAGTGAGAACTCTTCCCAACTCGCCAAAAGGCTGAAAGCTGAAGTTGTGAAAGATAGCCAGAACCCTTTGGTGCTTAGcatggatgatgatgaagaggtTACCGACGAGTTCCAAGGAGTTAAGCTTTGGTGGGCTGCTAGCAAGACTGCTTCTAACCCTCATGCGTATTCTTTCTCTTATTACTCTCCCCTGGATGGTAAGAGGTATTTCAAGCTAACTTTCCATAAAAAGCATAGGGATCTCATCACTGTGGCTTACATCAAACACGTGTTGGAAGAGGGGAAGGAAATTGCCTTGAGAAACAGGCAAAGGAAGTTGTACACCAACAATCCTAGCAGTGGTTGGTATGGTTACAAACAGTCAAAGTGGAGCCACATAGTGTTCGAGCACCCTGCAACGTTCGAGACTCTTGCAATGGAGCGTAGGAAGAAGGAAGAGATCATCAACGACCTTGTTAAGTTCAGGAATGGGAAGGATTACTATGCCAAGATTGGGAAGGCTTGGAAGCGGGGCTATTTGCTGTATGGTCCTCCTGGGACTGGTAAGTCTACTATGATAGCTGCAATGGCTAATTTCATGAACTATGATGTGTACGATCTTGAGCTGACAGCAGTGAAGGACAACACTGAGTTGAGGAAGTTGTTGATTGAAACTTCTAGTAAGGCTATTATAGTTGTGGAAGACATTGATTGCTCGCTTGATCTGACTGGGCAGAGGAACATGAGGAAGGAAAGGAGTGAGGAAGAGGAAGCAAAAGATCCTaataaaaaggaagaagaggagagtAACAGGAGTAGTAAGGTAACTCTGTCTGGTTTGTTGAATTTTATTGATGGTATTTGGTCAGCATGTGGGGGAGAGAGGATCATCATTTTCACAACCAACTTTGTGGACAAGCTTGATCCTGCTCTTATTAGGACAG GATTGCCAATTTGTTGGAAGTCACCACTGTCACTCCTGCTGATGTTGCTGAAAATCTCATGCCCAAGTGTGTCAACGAAGATGTAG
- the LOC108327917 gene encoding AAA-ATPase ASD, mitochondrial isoform X1: protein MAELWTQMGSLMATIMFVYAMVERFFPAALRDALQIHTQKLVNFLYPYVQITFPEFSGERLKRSEAYTAIQTYLSENSSQLAKRLKAEVVKDSQNPLVLSMDDDEEVTDEFQGVKLWWAASKTASNPHAYSFSYYSPLDGKRYFKLTFHKKHRDLITVAYIKHVLEEGKEIALRNRQRKLYTNNPSSGWYGYKQSKWSHIVFEHPATFETLAMERRKKEEIINDLVKFRNGKDYYAKIGKAWKRGYLLYGPPGTGKSTMIAAMANFMNYDVYDLELTAVKDNTELRKLLIETSSKAIIVVEDIDCSLDLTGQRNMRKERSEEEEAKDPNKKEEEESNRSSKVTLSGLLNFIDGIWSACGGERIIIFTTNFVDKLDPALIRTGRMDKHIELSYCRFEAFKVLAKNYLDVDSHHLFSRIANLLEVTTVTPADVAENLMPKCVNEDVETCLLSLIQALERKLAEEAEEKESDDGGLNEEKDKEEATQQEIKSNGHCVEDVKGNGFIL from the coding sequence ATGGCGGAACTATGGACGCAAATGGGCTCATTGATGGCCACAATCATGTTTGTGTATGCCATGGTAGAGCGTTTTTTCCCGGCTGCACTTCGTGACGCTCTACAAATCCACACTCAGAAACTTGTCAATTTCTTGTACCCTTATGTGCAAATCACCTTCCCTGAGTTCTCTGGTGAGAGGCTCAAACGCAGTGAGGCTTACACTGCCATCCAAACTTACCTCAGTGAGAACTCTTCCCAACTCGCCAAAAGGCTGAAAGCTGAAGTTGTGAAAGATAGCCAGAACCCTTTGGTGCTTAGcatggatgatgatgaagaggtTACCGACGAGTTCCAAGGAGTTAAGCTTTGGTGGGCTGCTAGCAAGACTGCTTCTAACCCTCATGCGTATTCTTTCTCTTATTACTCTCCCCTGGATGGTAAGAGGTATTTCAAGCTAACTTTCCATAAAAAGCATAGGGATCTCATCACTGTGGCTTACATCAAACACGTGTTGGAAGAGGGGAAGGAAATTGCCTTGAGAAACAGGCAAAGGAAGTTGTACACCAACAATCCTAGCAGTGGTTGGTATGGTTACAAACAGTCAAAGTGGAGCCACATAGTGTTCGAGCACCCTGCAACGTTCGAGACTCTTGCAATGGAGCGTAGGAAGAAGGAAGAGATCATCAACGACCTTGTTAAGTTCAGGAATGGGAAGGATTACTATGCCAAGATTGGGAAGGCTTGGAAGCGGGGCTATTTGCTGTATGGTCCTCCTGGGACTGGTAAGTCTACTATGATAGCTGCAATGGCTAATTTCATGAACTATGATGTGTACGATCTTGAGCTGACAGCAGTGAAGGACAACACTGAGTTGAGGAAGTTGTTGATTGAAACTTCTAGTAAGGCTATTATAGTTGTGGAAGACATTGATTGCTCGCTTGATCTGACTGGGCAGAGGAACATGAGGAAGGAAAGGAGTGAGGAAGAGGAAGCAAAAGATCCTaataaaaaggaagaagaggagagtAACAGGAGTAGTAAGGTAACTCTGTCTGGTTTGTTGAATTTTATTGATGGTATTTGGTCAGCATGTGGGGGAGAGAGGATCATCATTTTCACAACCAACTTTGTGGACAAGCTTGATCCTGCTCTTATTAGGACAGGTAGGATGGACAAGCACATTGAATTGTCCTATTGCCGCTTTGAAGCATTCAAGGTGCTTGCCAAGAACTACTTGGATGTTGACTCACACCATTTGTTTTCAAGGATTGCCAATTTGTTGGAAGTCACCACTGTCACTCCTGCTGATGTTGCTGAAAATCTCATGCCCAAGTGTGTCAACGAAGATGTAGAGACTTGCTTGCTGAGTTTGATTCAAGCTCTTGAGAGAAAGTTGgcagaagaagcagaagaaaaagaatcagATGATGGAGGGTTGAATGAAGAAAAGGACAAGGAGGAAGCTACTCAGCAGGAGATTAAAAGTAATGGGCACTGTGTGGAAGATGTGAAGGGAAATGGATTCATCCTTTGA